CGCGGAAATCGAGAACTCCGCCGGCAACCTCGATCGTTCCGGTATCGGTGTTGGTGACATTGGTCGCATAACTCGCGTAACCGATATAGTTGGTGCCGACGAGGTTGGCTTTGACCAGTCTGCCCGCGTTGACCAGATTCGCGGTCGCCGAGCCGGTGTTGGCATAGATGATGTACTGCCCGTTGGCGAGGTTCGAGGTCAGGATCGCGTCCTTCGCATTGGTGAAGGTCGACTGCGAGGTGTCGTTGGCGTAGAACCCGGAGTTTCCGGACAGGGTCAACTCACCCTGATTGGTGAAACCCCGACCGCCTTTGAATTCCCAACGCCCGGAAGTCATGGTTCCCGTTCCGTCCGCACCAAGGATGGTGGTTCCGATACCGTTCTGAGTCCCGCCTGTCACGGTCAGTGTGTCCGTAACGTTCAAGTCCTTGGAACTGGTGAAGGTGCCCGCACTCTGGGTGAACTCCGCCACCGTGATATCCCCGCCGGCGTTGAGGGTGCCGTTGGAAATCTTGAGGGATTCGAGAGTCAGGGGATTCGGGACGCTGACTGAGGCCACACTGGAGACGTTGAGGGTCCCGGTATCGCTGATCACGGCATCCTCACCGAAGGTATGGGTGCCGCGGCTCAGGTTGACCTCGGCGCCGGAGGCGATCACAAGCGTGCCGTCGTGGGCCGCCGCACCGTTGCCGTCAATCTGGAGAACGCCTCCCGGGATGTTGATCGTCCCGGTGTTGGAGAAGTTCGACGTTCCCCAGGCGTAGCCGATCGAATTGACATTCTGGTTGTTCTGCTTGGTCAGGATGCCGGCGTTGTTGAAGTCGAGCCGGCTGCCGTCGTTGGCCGGGTAGGCCACGTAGCGGTTGTTGGACAGATTAAGGAGCCAGGTGCCGTCTTCACCATTGGTCACGGCCGACTGGGTCCCGTCGGTTGCATACAGCAGGGCGTTGCCCAGTTGGGTGACCTCACCATGGTTCGTGAAGTTGCGGTTCCCGTTGAGATAGAGATTGCTGTTGTTGAGCGTGGCCGTGGCCCCGTCTTGAACAACCGTCGTCCCGGACCCATCCTGATAGCCGGAGGTCCAATTGAGGGAGTTGGTCACGATCATATCGCCGTCGCCCTTGAGCCGACTGCTGCCTTCCTGGGTGAAATCGGTCACGGTGAGGGTGCCGGTATAGTCGAGCTCACCGTTGCCGGAGAGCTTCAACGTCTCCAGGACGTTGGCCGAGGCGATGACAACGTTGGTCTGGCTCCCCACGTTGAACGTTCCCGTGCTGCTGATCTTCGATCCGCTGGCAAAGGTGTGGGTACCATACTGGAAGAGAGCCTCCGCTCCCGGAGCTATCATCAGCTCACCGGCGTGGGTACCGGCTCCGGATCCGTAAAACTGGAAGGTTCCGCCCTCGACGAGAACACGGCCGGTCGCCTGATTGGAAAAGGTTGACGTGCCCGTATTGGGATACCCGAAGGTCGCGGTCCCTGAAGTGGTCGGCTTGTAGAGGTCGCCGGCGTTGATGAAGGAAAGCGCACCGGTATTGTCCTGATAGGCAAAGTAGCCGGTGGTATGGTTGACGTCCCAATCCGCCCCCGCCGCATTGGTCACGTCCGAGGTGCCTCCGCTCGCATAGAGATAGGCATTATTGCTCTGGTTGACCTTGCCGCGGTTGATGAAATCGCGCCCGCCCTCGAGCCTCAACTGGCCGTTCATGAGGTCGGCGACTCCGCCCACTTCAATAATGGTCGAGCCGTTGCCCTTCATGGTCCCGTTGCTTGTCTGTTTGAAGGTGCCGGCGATCGTGAAGTTGTCACCGGTGCTGACCGTGCCGCTCTGCAGGTCAAAGGTCGAGCCCGGGGCCACGTCGATCTTGCCCGAGGTGGTCAGGGTCCGGCCAAACTGCATGGTGAAGTCCACCTGCGACCCAATACCCCCGATGCGGAGGGATTTCAGAGTCGTATCCTGATCGAGGGTAATATCGGTGTCCCCGAGAGGCACAATCCAGACATCGTCCGTCGCCCCGGGCGCGGCTCCGCCGGCCCAATTGGCCGGGTCGCTGAAATTGCCCGAGCTGCCGCCCAGCCAGACCTTTGAACCCGGAGGCGCGACATTCAGGCCGATCGTGCCCGGAGCACTCTCAAATTCTCCGTCCGACAGAGTGTAGTTGAAGATGGTCTGCCCGACAAATCCGATGTCATTGGTAAAGACCAGCTCACCGTCGAGATTCTGGGTGATCTCGCCGTTGGCCGGCTGGCCGAAACTGGCAATCGCGAGGATATCACCCTCGGGGTCCTGGGTCGAGCTGAGGATCTCGTCCATCGGCAGGGTGGTCGAGCCCTGGGTCGAAACGAAGACCGGGTGCAGGCCCGCGATCGGGCGGGTGTTGGACACCATGTAGACCTCGACCAGGACAACGCCGCTGTCTCCGGCATTCTGCACCTGGGCCTTGGCCGTGTAGACGCCCGGCTGCAATGCCATCAGGATGGCCGAATCCTTGGCGCCCGGAAGCAGCGCGAAGGCGCCCACCCGTTCACTCGTCGCCAGAATCTGGTCGGCGTTGATCGCGTCTCCGTAATCATCATTGGTCTCCACCACGTCATTGCCCTGCAGCAGGGTGAGTTTGGGATCGTCCAGGGTGCCCGTCACAAAACTGGCCAGGGACGGCCCGACCACACGGATCAGCACGATGCGCCCCCGGTTGCCGGCGATGACAAAACCCGGAATCTGCGCTCCGGCCCCCGATGACGTCTTGCCCCGGTTGGAGATGTTGACCAGCTCGGTCGCGCCGTCCCCGAAGACATCGTAGTCGTAAACCTCGGCAATGGCGATCTGACTCTGGTCTCCCGTCAGGTTGTTACCGGAGACAACGACCGAATACTGGCCGCTGCCCAGGCCTCCACCCTCACTGTAAAAGATGGCCGAATCCTTGCTTCCGTCCGCAAATGGAATCTGCCACGCCCCCACCTTGGTCATGGCGTCGATTAATTCGGTCTTGTTGTTCCCGGTCTCCCAATTGTCATTGGTCGACAGGATGGTCCCCGCGAGCGTCTTCAGCTGCATGGAGGGATCTTCCAGGGAATTGGGCACGCTGAGCGCACCCAGCCAGGGGCCAGCCCCCCGGACCACGGCGGACTTCTTGTCCGCGCCGCTCACGACAAAACCGACAATCATCCGGTTCGGGCCGGTTCCGACCGGACCGCGATTGGAGATATTGGAAAGTCGACCGCGATCGACCGCATAGAGTCGCACATTGGTGACCCGGACCTCACTGTCGGCCAGACCATTCTGATTGACGATGGTCACCCCCCCGGCGATGGCCGGATAACTGCTGAAAATCTCAACCACCGCACTGGCATAACCGGATCCGAGCACCGGGTTGGGCGCGATCTGCGCGTTCGGGACCAGCGCGGTCAGGCCACTGGCGTTGCCCTGCATGAGAATCTGTGATTTTGCGGCGGTCTCCGGTGTCAGTGTGGCGGCGGAGTCGCCTTCGTAGACGACGAACTTGATCTCGTCGAAAGTGCCGGATCCCGGGCGGTCCGAGACCCCCCCCAGATCAATGTCGAATCGGAGCTCGTAAGCGTAACTGCCCCCGGTCACCGCCTGGTAAAGAACCGGGTCCTCTCCGGAATCGGTCAGGACCGCATGAAAGGATTGGGCGGTGACATCCCCAACCGTCTTCCAGTCGGTCAACCCATCACTGAAATCGCCATTCTTGACCAGATTGGTCTGACCGAGACCGGTCTGAGCGGACCATCCGAGAGCCAAGACCCCAAGAAACCGACAAAATGCACCGGCCAAGCCGCTGCGCCAAAACCCGATATTCCAGTTCTTCATAAATTGTTCCCTGATTGCGTGGCCCTGGAGTCTTGCTCTTCTACTGACCACCATTGGTTTATTCTCATGTCTCCGCAAACAGACCGCGAACCGCGTCCGGATCCCGCTTCAGACGCCGGGTGTCAATAACGACAAGGCCCTTCTCAAGGGCAAACAGGTCGTTCTGCAACGGGCGCATGGGACAACTGGAAAGACAGCCGGGTTCGAAGTCGAACACCTCGAGACCGGAGGCATCCAACAATGGAGGAAACTACTCACGATGGACCCTTGCCTCAAACCCAAAGAGATCCGGACAACCCTGAACGAGCCTTAGGGAAATATCGTAGGCACCGGAAAAAACGGAACCGCAAGCCATTGCATTAGATTATTTTATGAAAGTGGCGCCGATCTATTAGGACAGGGACCCCCCCCAGGGATCCGGACGGACACATAACCCGTTTTTCGATACGCCATCGTCCGCATCGGCCGGCCCGAGGCCGAGGCATCCGGTCCCGGCACGACAAGGCGCCGTTCCGTGATCAACCCGGCTGATCACGCGCCATAGCCCGCCGCGCCACATCGCCCTCGAAGTAGATGGTCCGGGTCGGAAAGGCCACGGAAAGCCCGCGCGCCTCAATCGCCCGCATGATCTTCAGGTTGATCCGCTGACGGATGTCCATGTGCGCGAGCCACTTCGTCGTCACCGTGAAATAGTAGACCAGAATGTCGAGGGAACTGCTGCCGAAGTCGGTGAAATTGACGAGGATGAATTCCTGGTGGACGTCTTTGTCCTCCCTGAGAATCCCACGGATGGCCTCGACCAGTTCCTCCATCTGGTCGGGCTTCGTCTCATAAGTGACTCCGATGACCTGCTTGACCCTGCGCTTGGGCATCCGGCTCCAGTTCTCGATGATCTCATTGGCGAGGACCTTGTTTGGAATGGAAAGCTGGGACTTCGCCCAGGTCCGCACCTTGGTCGACCGCAGACCGACTTCCTCGACGTCGCCGTCGATCCGGTCACCGACCTGGATCCAGTCCCCGACTTTGAACGGACGGTCCGCCGCGATGGAGACCGACCCGAAGAAGTTGGAGAGGGACTCCTGGGCCGCCAAGGCGACCGCCAGGCCGCCGATTCCCAGGCCCGCCAGCAGACTGCCGACCGAATAGCCGAGGTTCTGCACCACCAGGATGGCCCCGATCAGGATCAGAAAGACGCGGGCCGCCCTCTTGATCAGGGGGATGAAATGGTAGATCGACTGACCCCGATCTCGGGCCAGGTCCTGCAGGATTTCGGCCAGGAGGTCGACCAGTCGGAGAATTCCCCAGAATACGACCACCAGAGTGGACGCCTGGAAAAGGCGGAAAACGACCAGGTCCACCGTCCCATCGAGACTCAGGGTCGTGACCGAGAAAAAGAGTCCGACAACCAGCAACAGGCTTCCGGCCGGCCCCTCCAGGGCGGTCAGGAGGCCGTCATCGTAGCGGGAAGAGGTTCGGGCGGTCAGACTCTTCAGGCGGGCAAGGAGAAACTCCAGGACAGCCTTGCGGACCAGCAGGGTGAAGAGGAGGATGGCAAACGAGAGCAGGATCTGGCGCCCGGTATTGTCTCCGACCTTTGCCCGCAACAGACCACGCATCCAGGCAACCGCTTCCTGCTGGAGTGTCCGCTCCGCCACAACATGGGCCGGCTCGGTCGGATCGGTTGGACGTGCCTCCGACAGTGCCGCGGCGACACCCTCCGAAGTGGCGGGTGTCTGCCCGAAAGCGCCAGGCGGAAATAACGGCGAGAGAAGGAGAAAGAAGACGAAGAGCAGAGGATGGTTGAACAAAGCACTGCAAAACTACGGGTTGAGCGGCCCCGACCAAGCAAAAAGCTTTTCTCGGGGCGGGTCCGGGTTCAGCGTTTCGGTCTTCGCCGCGATCATGACTGAATCCCTCCACACTTTCCCTCCATGGGCCTGGGCCGCCTTTCTCCTGTTCATCACGGCCATGCTGGCGATCGACCTCGGGCTCTTTCACAAGGAGTCCCGCGAGGTCGGCATGAAGGAAGCCCTCGGCTGGTGCGCAGTGTGGGTCACGCTCGCCCTGAGCTTCAACCTGATTGTTTATTTCTGGCAGGGTCCGCAATCCGGGCTCGAGTTTCTTACCGGTTACCTGATCGAGCTGTCCCTCAGCGTCGACAACGTCTTTGTCTTCATTGTCATCTTCAGCTACTTCGGGGTCCCTTCCATCTATCACCACCGGGTTCTTTTCTGGGGCATCCTGGGGGCGGTGATCCTGAGGGCCGTGTTCATCTTCGCCGGCATCGAGATCATCACCCGCTTCGAATGGATTGTCTATGTCTTCGGGGCTTTCCTCGTCTTCACCGGCATCAAGATGGCCAGGCCCCAGCACGAGCAGGAAGACATTTCCAGGATGTGGGTGGTCCGGGTCATCACCCGTTTCCTGCCGTTCTCCCATGAGTTCTCGGGAAGCGATTTCTTCATCCGGCGCAACGGGCGTTGGCTGGCCACCCCCCTCTTCCTCGTCCTCGTGGTGGTCGATTTCGTCGATGTCGTCTTCGCCTTCGATTCGATCCCCGCCATCCTGGCCATCACCCAGGATCGCTTCATCGTCTTCACCTCCAATATCTTCGCCATCCTCGGTCTGCGATCGATCTTCTTCGCGGTCTCAGGATTGATGAACTACTGCCGCTATCTCTCCTACGGACTGGCGTTGATTCTCATTTTTGTCGGGGTCAAGATGCTCCTGTCCGGTTTCTACCACCTCTCCATCCAGGTTTCGCTCGCCGTGGTCGGCCTGGTCCTCGCCGTGACTGTTGTCGCCTCGCTCCTCAATCCTCTGCCCCAAACCCCACCCGCCAAGGAGGATTCCCTGCCCGACGGTCCCGGAGTGGGCCGGTGATTCCTCCAGCGATTCCATGAAATACGACTTCGAATCCGTCGTCGACCGCTCCCATTCCGACAGCCAGAAATGGCAACGCTACCGGGGACGCGACATCCTCCCCATGTGGGTGGCCGACATGGACTTCAAATGTGCCCCGGAAATCCAGGAGGCCCTCGCTGCACGGCTGTCTGAAGGCGTCTTCGGTTATGCGGGCCCGACCCCGTCCACCATCGAAGCGGCCGTCGAGGCGATGGATCGGAAATTCGAATGGGCGATCCAACCGGAGTGGCTGGTCTGGCTGCCGGGCCTGGTCCGCGGACTCAACCTCGCCTGCCGGGCGGTCGGTCAACCGGGGGATTCCGTTCTCACGATGACGCCGGTCTACGGCCCATTCCTCACTTCACCGCTTCATGCGGACCGGAAACGGATCGACGTCCCCGTCCTCAAGGCGGGCGACGCCTGGCAGATTGACTGGGAGGCACTGGAGGCGGCCGTCGACACACGGACCCGCCTCCTGCTGCTCTGCAACCCGCACAATCCCATCGGCCGGGTCTATCGCCGGAACGAACTGGAGCGGCTCGCCGATTTCAGCCTTCGCCATGACCTGATAGTCTGCTCGGATGAAATCCACTGTGAACTGATCCTCGACCCGCTGGAGCACATCCCCTGGCCCACCCTTTCCAGCGGGATCGCCGAACGATCCATCACCTTGATCTCCCCGAGCAAGACCTTCAACACCGCCGGTCTGGCCTGCGGTCTCGCCGTCATCCCGGACCCGAGACTGCGGAGCGCCTTCAAACGGGCCGGCGCCGGGATCCTGGCGGAAGTGAGCTGCTTCGGCTTCACCTGTTTCGAGGCGGCCTGGAGGAAGGGCGAGCCGTGGCGACTTGCCCTGCTCGACCATCTCAGGGCCAACCGCGACCGACTTCTGGACTTCGTGCGCAGGGAACTGCCCGGCGTCACCGCCAACCCGATCGAAGCCACCTATCTGGCCTGGCTCGACATCTCCCCACTCGGACTACGGAATCCGGTGACCCATTTCGAGAGCCACGGCATCGGCCTCTCCGGCGGGCGCGAATTCGGCGGCGCCGACCAGGTGCGGCTGAATTTTGCCTGCCCAACGACCACCCTGGAACAGGGTCTGCAACGCCTCAAGAACGGGGTTGAGGCGGCCCGGACGGGTTCCCTATCGTCACGTTGATGGCGCAACAGCCGACCCCTGCCGGTCGGTCCTGTGCGTCATGCACCGGGAAAAAGGTCGCCCGCCAGGAACGTGTCCGTTCAGTCGGGGCGTCCGCTTCCAAGACATCTTCCAGATCAAAGATCGCCTTCTCCGTTGAAAGAACCTGCTGGAGGATCATCTGCAGTCGCCCGGATGCGGATGGCACCACCTCGGCGAGGGTCCGTCCGATATGATCCTCGACCGACAATCCGTTGAGCTCGGCGAAGATCGGATTGATGTAAACATAGCGGTAATCCTGATCCCAGAGGGCCACCCCGATCGGCAGGTGTTCCACCAGCGATCGAAATCGGTTTTCACTTTCCTGGAGAGCCCGCTCCATCCGCTTCCGGTCCGAATCGTCACGGATGATGGCCTGGACCCGTCCGTCGGAAAGGCCGGTGGCGCAGACCTCGACCTCGACCAGCGACCCATCGAAGCGCCTGAGAACCCGCTCACGCCGCATGATCCTCCCGCGCACCATCTCGGCCAGGGCGCCCGGATCCACAGCGGGCTCGCGCGGACCAAGGACATCATTGATCGTTCGCCCGATGATCTGGTCTCTTGAGCCGCGCAGAAGCTGACAGGCCTGCCGATTCACATCGACGTAGCGCCCGTTCGAATCAGTGATGAACAGGCCGTCCGCCGCCTGCTCGATCGATAGGCGCAGCTGCTCCTCCGTCTTGCGGAACTGCCCCCGCCACCGCTCGAGAATAAAGAGCAGGGTGCAGATCACCGTGACCACCCCGAAGATGATCTGCGCGAGGTAACAACCGTCGAGAATGGCCGAAGGCGAGGGAACCAGCGGGTAGGTCGCGATGAGCAGACCCCAAAGGGCAAGGGTCCCGGCGAGAACGATCGCCGCGGGTCCTCCCTGCGACCGCTGGGTCGCGATGACCGCCGCGGCCCGCACCATGAGGAATCCCGAAACGACAGACGAGGGAACGACCAGCAAGGCCGCCGGGTAGCTGCCGATCGAGCATGTAAGTATCCATATAATACATACACCGACCAGCCACAGCCAGATCCTCGGAACCCGCTCCGGCTTCAGGGCGTGCCCCGCCGCCAAGAGCAGGACGGCGCTGACCACCCCGGAAAGGCCGGTCAAGGTCAGCCAGAACGGGCTGCCGGGAAGGGAAAACCAAGCGGCCTCCGACAGGAAACTGACCGTGCCGGCCGACCAGGCGGCCGAACCGAGGAAGAGGAACCGTTCACGATCCTTCGACCACATGGCCGCATGGACTGCCGCGACCAACAGACAGCCGAGGGCCGCACCGAGGATGAGCGCAAGGGTCAGGTTCATGGCGACAGGGGGAGAGCGGTATCAACCGGCGGCGGCGGCGACCGCGCAAGTCGTCGATCGAGTCCTTCCCGGACCAACGGCCATTCCTTGGCGATCACGCTGAAATAGACGGTGTCGCGGATATGGCCGTCCGCGCAGATCATATGCTGCCGGAGGACTCCCTCGCGACGGGCGCCCAGTCGCTCGATGGCGCGCTGCGACCGGATATTGCGCAGATCCGTCTTCAACTGGACCCGGATCATGCCCAGGCGCTCGAAGGCATGTCCGAGCAGGAGCCGCTTGCACCGCGTGTTCACGTCGGTGCGCTGATGAGCCGGATCCAGGAAGGTCCAGCCGATCTCCAGCCCGCGGTCCCGCAGCCGGATGTCCATGTAGCGGGTCGTTCCGACCACCGCGTCGACTCCTTTTTCCGAGCGGACGATGGCGAAGGGAAGGGACAGCCCCGCCCGCCGATCCCGGTCGGCTTCGGCCACGAGTCGTTCAAAGTCGGACCGGGTCCGATAACGGACCTCCGGAAGATAGGTCCAGATGGAGGGCTCGGCACCCGCCCGCATCAAGCCGTCGACATGCACGGCGGCAAGTGGTTCGAGGCGGACCGGGCCATCGGTCAGGATAACGGGTTCCAGAGGGGTTGCCGGATGCACGGGACCAGTGTCTGGCTGGAAACCGGCCGACGGCAAGCTTACCTTGGGCCCATCGCCGTGTCCGCTCGACAAGAGACCAGTTCC
This window of the Opitutaceae bacterium genome carries:
- a CDS encoding cadherin-like domain-containing protein is translated as MKNWNIGFWRSGLAGAFCRFLGVLALGWSAQTGLGQTNLVKNGDFSDGLTDWKTVGDVTAQSFHAVLTDSGEDPVLYQAVTGGSYAYELRFDIDLGGVSDRPGSGTFDEIKFVVYEGDSAATLTPETAAKSQILMQGNASGLTALVPNAQIAPNPVLGSGYASAVVEIFSSYPAIAGGVTIVNQNGLADSEVRVTNVRLYAVDRGRLSNISNRGPVGTGPNRMIVGFVVSGADKKSAVVRGAGPWLGALSVPNSLEDPSMQLKTLAGTILSTNDNWETGNNKTELIDAMTKVGAWQIPFADGSKDSAIFYSEGGGLGSGQYSVVVSGNNLTGDQSQIAIAEVYDYDVFGDGATELVNISNRGKTSSGAGAQIPGFVIAGNRGRIVLIRVVGPSLASFVTGTLDDPKLTLLQGNDVVETNDDYGDAINADQILATSERVGAFALLPGAKDSAILMALQPGVYTAKAQVQNAGDSGVVLVEVYMVSNTRPIAGLHPVFVSTQGSTTLPMDEILSSTQDPEGDILAIASFGQPANGEITQNLDGELVFTNDIGFVGQTIFNYTLSDGEFESAPGTIGLNVAPPGSKVWLGGSSGNFSDPANWAGGAAPGATDDVWIVPLGDTDITLDQDTTLKSLRIGGIGSQVDFTMQFGRTLTTSGKIDVAPGSTFDLQSGTVSTGDNFTIAGTFKQTSNGTMKGNGSTIIEVGGVADLMNGQLRLEGGRDFINRGKVNQSNNAYLYASGGTSDVTNAAGADWDVNHTTGYFAYQDNTGALSFINAGDLYKPTTSGTATFGYPNTGTSTFSNQATGRVLVEGGTFQFYGSGAGTHAGELMIAPGAEALFQYGTHTFASGSKISSTGTFNVGSQTNVVIASANVLETLKLSGNGELDYTGTLTVTDFTQEGSSRLKGDGDMIVTNSLNWTSGYQDGSGTTVVQDGATATLNNSNLYLNGNRNFTNHGEVTQLGNALLYATDGTQSAVTNGEDGTWLLNLSNNRYVAYPANDGSRLDFNNAGILTKQNNQNVNSIGYAWGTSNFSNTGTINIPGGVLQIDGNGAAAHDGTLVIASGAEVNLSRGTHTFGEDAVISDTGTLNVSSVASVSVPNPLTLESLKISNGTLNAGGDITVAEFTQSAGTFTSSKDLNVTDTLTVTGGTQNGIGTTILGADGTGTMTSGRWEFKGGRGFTNQGELTLSGNSGFYANDTSQSTFTNAKDAILTSNLANGQYIIYANTGSATANLVNAGRLVKANLVGTNYIGYASYATNVTNTDTGTIEVAGGVLDFRGGGTSTYAGTLTIAENATAYFYGGTHTFQSGASVTNSGTFEVANNTVSIAGALTIPNLKISNGTLSAGGALTVETFTQSNGTLTSSADLTVSDSFTWTGGYQTGSGTTIIGSQATANLSTGSTLYLRNNRKLTNNGTLTIGGGSSLYADQGSQSVVTNAVGATFTVNSNASNYIAYTDGSSSMTFVNAGTLTKTNSALVYMGTNGGTTTFSNLASGTVDVQGGTLEFRGVGGGTHQGALTVAEFAKVSFRYGAHVFASGSSINDSATLTAESGGSTSVTFNQAETLAALQMTNATVSVGANLTVGTFTHTSGTLTGTANLTVTGSAVLTNGAHTGSGTTIFDTGSSVNHTGVIYLESGRKIINRGTYSLTGNGYWSSRGGIGNPVGTVTNASAGNWTITGTRLVNNDSSSSIVFVNDGTLIKSGVGNCSFGTSSGLSTFTNNGTLEVQGGSFNMGTASTLTFAGGSTARLTTSGQTNNKVIDGGATINFGGTLQVLLATGFAPANGQTITLLDYSSRSGTVSTLTAPGGYTSLTPDYKATALDITFNQ
- a CDS encoding mechanosensitive ion channel family protein; protein product: MFNHPLLFVFFLLLSPLFPPGAFGQTPATSEGVAAALSEARPTDPTEPAHVVAERTLQQEAVAWMRGLLRAKVGDNTGRQILLSFAILLFTLLVRKAVLEFLLARLKSLTARTSSRYDDGLLTALEGPAGSLLLVVGLFFSVTTLSLDGTVDLVVFRLFQASTLVVVFWGILRLVDLLAEILQDLARDRGQSIYHFIPLIKRAARVFLILIGAILVVQNLGYSVGSLLAGLGIGGLAVALAAQESLSNFFGSVSIAADRPFKVGDWIQVGDRIDGDVEEVGLRSTKVRTWAKSQLSIPNKVLANEIIENWSRMPKRRVKQVIGVTYETKPDQMEELVEAIRGILREDKDVHQEFILVNFTDFGSSSLDILVYYFTVTTKWLAHMDIRQRINLKIMRAIEARGLSVAFPTRTIYFEGDVARRAMARDQPG
- a CDS encoding TerC family protein; the encoded protein is MTESLHTFPPWAWAAFLLFITAMLAIDLGLFHKESREVGMKEALGWCAVWVTLALSFNLIVYFWQGPQSGLEFLTGYLIELSLSVDNVFVFIVIFSYFGVPSIYHHRVLFWGILGAVILRAVFIFAGIEIITRFEWIVYVFGAFLVFTGIKMARPQHEQEDISRMWVVRVITRFLPFSHEFSGSDFFIRRNGRWLATPLFLVLVVVDFVDVVFAFDSIPAILAITQDRFIVFTSNIFAILGLRSIFFAVSGLMNYCRYLSYGLALILIFVGVKMLLSGFYHLSIQVSLAVVGLVLAVTVVASLLNPLPQTPPAKEDSLPDGPGVGR
- a CDS encoding PatB family C-S lyase, giving the protein MKYDFESVVDRSHSDSQKWQRYRGRDILPMWVADMDFKCAPEIQEALAARLSEGVFGYAGPTPSTIEAAVEAMDRKFEWAIQPEWLVWLPGLVRGLNLACRAVGQPGDSVLTMTPVYGPFLTSPLHADRKRIDVPVLKAGDAWQIDWEALEAAVDTRTRLLLLCNPHNPIGRVYRRNELERLADFSLRHDLIVCSDEIHCELILDPLEHIPWPTLSSGIAERSITLISPSKTFNTAGLACGLAVIPDPRLRSAFKRAGAGILAEVSCFGFTCFEAAWRKGEPWRLALLDHLRANRDRLLDFVRRELPGVTANPIEATYLAWLDISPLGLRNPVTHFESHGIGLSGGREFGGADQVRLNFACPTTTLEQGLQRLKNGVEAARTGSLSSR
- a CDS encoding PAS domain-containing protein; translated protein: MNLTLALILGAALGCLLVAAVHAAMWSKDRERFLFLGSAAWSAGTVSFLSEAAWFSLPGSPFWLTLTGLSGVVSAVLLLAAGHALKPERVPRIWLWLVGVCIIWILTCSIGSYPAALLVVPSSVVSGFLMVRAAAVIATQRSQGGPAAIVLAGTLALWGLLIATYPLVPSPSAILDGCYLAQIIFGVVTVICTLLFILERWRGQFRKTEEQLRLSIEQAADGLFITDSNGRYVDVNRQACQLLRGSRDQIIGRTINDVLGPREPAVDPGALAEMVRGRIMRRERVLRRFDGSLVEVEVCATGLSDGRVQAIIRDDSDRKRMERALQESENRFRSLVEHLPIGVALWDQDYRYVYINPIFAELNGLSVEDHIGRTLAEVVPSASGRLQMILQQVLSTEKAIFDLEDVLEADAPTERTRSWRATFFPVHDAQDRPAGVGCCAINVTIGNPSGPPQPRS
- a CDS encoding GNAT family protein, with protein sequence MHPATPLEPVILTDGPVRLEPLAAVHVDGLMRAGAEPSIWTYLPEVRYRTRSDFERLVAEADRDRRAGLSLPFAIVRSEKGVDAVVGTTRYMDIRLRDRGLEIGWTFLDPAHQRTDVNTRCKRLLLGHAFERLGMIRVQLKTDLRNIRSQRAIERLGARREGVLRQHMICADGHIRDTVYFSVIAKEWPLVREGLDRRLARSPPPPVDTALPLSP